One genomic window of Cupriavidus sp. P-10 includes the following:
- a CDS encoding MBL fold metallo-hydrolase: MHPTIQPFFDPATFTVTYVVFQEGRSECAIIDSVLDYEPKAGRTSTASADKVVAFVRAHELRVEWILETHAHADHLSAAPYLKRHLGGQIAIGQNIRNVQGVFKKLFNLGPEFRLDGSQFDHLFDDGATFAIGGLTGRAIHVPGHTPADMAYQIGDAVFVGDTLFMPDVGTARCDFPGGDAHELYRSIRKLLDLPSNTRLFMCHDYPPEGREPAWETTVRAQREGNIQVHDGVNEEQFVAMRQARDATLAMPTLLLPSVQVNIRAGELPPPDANGVRYLKIPLNVI; the protein is encoded by the coding sequence ATGCATCCGACTATCCAGCCGTTCTTCGACCCTGCGACCTTTACTGTGACGTACGTGGTCTTTCAGGAGGGGCGCTCCGAGTGCGCCATCATCGACTCAGTGCTGGACTACGAGCCCAAGGCGGGACGGACATCGACGGCAAGCGCTGATAAGGTCGTTGCGTTTGTGCGCGCGCATGAACTGCGAGTCGAGTGGATTCTCGAGACGCACGCGCATGCCGACCACCTGTCTGCCGCGCCGTACCTGAAGCGACACCTGGGTGGCCAGATAGCAATAGGCCAGAACATCCGCAACGTACAGGGGGTCTTCAAGAAGCTCTTCAACCTGGGGCCTGAGTTCCGGCTCGACGGGTCGCAGTTCGACCACCTGTTTGACGACGGAGCGACGTTTGCCATCGGCGGCCTGACCGGCAGGGCGATTCATGTGCCAGGACATACACCCGCTGACATGGCTTACCAGATTGGGGACGCGGTCTTTGTCGGCGATACGCTGTTCATGCCGGACGTCGGCACGGCTCGCTGCGATTTCCCGGGCGGCGACGCGCACGAGTTGTATCGCTCCATCCGCAAGCTGCTGGACCTGCCGAGCAATACACGGCTCTTCATGTGTCACGACTATCCGCCCGAGGGGCGCGAGCCTGCATGGGAAACGACGGTGCGCGCTCAGCGCGAAGGCAACATCCAAGTGCATGACGGCGTGAACGAGGAACAGTTCGTGGCCATGCGCCAGGCGCGCGATGCGACGCTGGCGATGCCCACGCTGCTGCTGCCGTCGGTGCAAGTCAATATCCGAGCCGGGGAGTTGCCGCCGCCCGATGCGAATGGCGTTCGCTATCTAAAAATCCCTCTTAACGTCATCTGA
- a CDS encoding ArsR/SmtB family transcription factor, which produces MDQPHPTIDLATMQAAAANACALLKVLANPDRLLLMCRLSQGELSVGELEEQLGIRQPTLSQQLAVLRESGLVATRRDGKNIFYSVASPQALAVMAVLYQQFCADTSEDATC; this is translated from the coding sequence ATGGATCAGCCCCACCCCACCATCGACCTCGCCACCATGCAAGCTGCCGCAGCGAACGCCTGCGCCTTGCTCAAGGTGCTTGCCAATCCGGACCGCCTGCTGCTGATGTGCCGCCTGTCCCAAGGCGAGTTGTCTGTCGGTGAACTGGAGGAACAGCTCGGCATCCGGCAGCCGACGCTGTCCCAGCAACTCGCTGTGCTCCGTGAAAGCGGTCTGGTGGCGACGCGCCGCGACGGCAAGAACATCTTCTATTCGGTGGCAAGCCCTCAGGCGCTTGCCGTCATGGCCGTGCTTTATCAACAGTTCTGTGCCGATACATCAGAGGACGCGACATGCTGA
- a CDS encoding YeeE/YedE family protein, whose protein sequence is MLIDLANFTPGLSLVGGLIIGAAAAVLVLFNGRIAGISGIFGGLLSLPRNDMPWRLTFLAGLVGAPVIASLLGKPAIADIQASWGEILVAGFLVGLGTRYASGCTSGHGVCGISRGSIRSLVATLTFMVAGFLTVFVQRHLIGG, encoded by the coding sequence ATGCTGATTGACCTAGCTAACTTCACCCCCGGCCTGTCGTTGGTCGGCGGACTCATCATCGGCGCGGCGGCCGCCGTGCTGGTGCTGTTCAACGGCCGCATTGCCGGCATCAGCGGCATCTTCGGCGGCCTGCTCAGCCTGCCCCGCAACGACATGCCTTGGCGCCTGACCTTCCTCGCCGGCCTGGTTGGCGCTCCTGTCATTGCGAGCCTGCTCGGCAAGCCGGCCATTGCGGATATCCAGGCAAGCTGGGGCGAAATCCTGGTCGCCGGCTTCCTGGTAGGCCTTGGCACTCGCTACGCCAGCGGCTGCACCAGCGGCCATGGCGTGTGCGGCATCTCGCGCGGTTCCATCCGCTCGCTGGTCGCCACCCTGACCTTCATGGTGGCGGGATTCTTGACTGTCTTCGTGCAACGGCACCTGATTGGAGGCTGA
- a CDS encoding DUF6691 family protein: MTAITALLAGLLFGIGLMVSGMANPAKVLGFLDLAGPWDPSLALVMVGAIAIGSLAFLIAKHRKHSFLGLPVQLPASTTVTLRLVLGSAAFGVGWGLAGFCPGPALVALGAGYPKAIGFVAAMVAGMLVFEVAERAKSSMQRA, translated from the coding sequence ATGACCGCCATTACCGCACTCCTCGCAGGCCTGCTATTCGGTATTGGCCTGATGGTCTCCGGCATGGCCAACCCGGCCAAGGTGCTGGGCTTTCTTGACCTTGCAGGACCCTGGGACCCCTCCCTCGCTTTGGTGATGGTCGGTGCCATTGCCATTGGCTCGCTCGCCTTCCTCATTGCCAAACACCGCAAGCACTCCTTCCTGGGGCTGCCTGTGCAACTGCCGGCAAGCACGACCGTAACGCTACGGCTGGTACTGGGCAGCGCCGCTTTCGGCGTCGGCTGGGGTCTGGCCGGCTTCTGCCCTGGTCCCGCGCTGGTTGCCCTGGGCGCTGGCTATCCGAAGGCCATTGGCTTTGTGGCGGCAATGGTTGCTGGCATGCTCGTGTTCGAGGTCGCGGAGCGCGCCAAATCAAGCATGCAACGCGCGTAG